From Scleropages formosus chromosome 25, fSclFor1.1, whole genome shotgun sequence, a single genomic window includes:
- the szrd1 gene encoding SUZ RNA-binding domain-containing isoform X2, with amino-acid sequence MGDEELSESREEAAESEDMERCLEEKLRITQKQKVSSGGPGRSPLKTAAVMIRDESVPAAAPPQIRILKRPSSNGSLGSPAGPMRPIPQVKSLAQREAEYAEARRRILGSPSPEKSPQDRPAADSRPMRVSPQQPPADSRANSHLLRQPIGPEGTQGVRHRR; translated from the exons ATGGGCGATGAGGAGCTGTCAGAGAGCCGTGAGGAAGCAGCGGAAAGCGAG GACATGGAGAGGTGCCTGGAGGAGAAGCTGAGGATCACGCAGAAGCAGAA AGTTTCCAGTGGAGGTCCTGGTCGATCTCCCCTGAAGACAGCAGCCGTGATGATCCGGGACGAGTCTGTGCCGGCAGCAGCACCGCCCCAGATCCGCATTCTTAAGCGACCTTCCAGCAACGGCTCTCTGGGCTCTCCCGCTGGGCCCATGCGCCCCATCCCCCAGGTCAAGTCCCTGGCCCAGAGGGAGGCAGAATATGCTGAAGCACGGAGGCGGATCCTTGGCAGCCCCAGTCCTGAGAAGAGCCCTCAGGACAGGCCTGCTGCAGACAG CAGGCCCATGCGTGTGAGCCCCCAGCAGCCCCCAGCAGACTCTCGAGCCAACAGCCACTTACTCCGGCAGCCTATTGGCCCAGAAGGCACGCAGGGCGTCCGCCACCGAAGATAG
- the szrd1 gene encoding SUZ RNA-binding domain-containing isoform X1 has translation MGDEELSESREEAAESEDMERCLEEKLRITQKQKVSSGGPGRSPLKTAAVMIRDESVPAAAPPQIRILKRPSSNGSLGSPAGPMRPIPQVKSLAQREAEYAEARRRILGSPSPEKSPQDRPAADSSRPMRVSPQQPPADSRANSHLLRQPIGPEGTQGVRHRR, from the exons ATGGGCGATGAGGAGCTGTCAGAGAGCCGTGAGGAAGCAGCGGAAAGCGAG GACATGGAGAGGTGCCTGGAGGAGAAGCTGAGGATCACGCAGAAGCAGAA AGTTTCCAGTGGAGGTCCTGGTCGATCTCCCCTGAAGACAGCAGCCGTGATGATCCGGGACGAGTCTGTGCCGGCAGCAGCACCGCCCCAGATCCGCATTCTTAAGCGACCTTCCAGCAACGGCTCTCTGGGCTCTCCCGCTGGGCCCATGCGCCCCATCCCCCAGGTCAAGTCCCTGGCCCAGAGGGAGGCAGAATATGCTGAAGCACGGAGGCGGATCCTTGGCAGCCCCAGTCCTGAGAAGAGCCCTCAGGACAGGCCTGCTGCAGACAG cagCAGGCCCATGCGTGTGAGCCCCCAGCAGCCCCCAGCAGACTCTCGAGCCAACAGCCACTTACTCCGGCAGCCTATTGGCCCAGAAGGCACGCAGGGCGTCCGCCACCGAAGATAG
- the szrd1 gene encoding SUZ RNA-binding domain-containing isoform X3, whose translation MERCLEEKLRITQKQKVSSGGPGRSPLKTAAVMIRDESVPAAAPPQIRILKRPSSNGSLGSPAGPMRPIPQVKSLAQREAEYAEARRRILGSPSPEKSPQDRPAADSSRPMRVSPQQPPADSRANSHLLRQPIGPEGTQGVRHRR comes from the exons ATGGAGAGGTGCCTGGAGGAGAAGCTGAGGATCACGCAGAAGCAGAA AGTTTCCAGTGGAGGTCCTGGTCGATCTCCCCTGAAGACAGCAGCCGTGATGATCCGGGACGAGTCTGTGCCGGCAGCAGCACCGCCCCAGATCCGCATTCTTAAGCGACCTTCCAGCAACGGCTCTCTGGGCTCTCCCGCTGGGCCCATGCGCCCCATCCCCCAGGTCAAGTCCCTGGCCCAGAGGGAGGCAGAATATGCTGAAGCACGGAGGCGGATCCTTGGCAGCCCCAGTCCTGAGAAGAGCCCTCAGGACAGGCCTGCTGCAGACAG cagCAGGCCCATGCGTGTGAGCCCCCAGCAGCCCCCAGCAGACTCTCGAGCCAACAGCCACTTACTCCGGCAGCCTATTGGCCCAGAAGGCACGCAGGGCGTCCGCCACCGAAGATAG